In Armatimonadota bacterium, the genomic stretch TAGGCGTATCGGTAAAGAAGCCGCCGAATACTACGACAAGGAGTATCGGTCCACCAAAGATCCCGCCAACCAAAAGCGCGTCGAAGAAATCGCGGCTAAACTCTCGCTTGTTGCAAACAGCCAAGCCGGTTTCAAAACCCTCTGGGGTGAAAAGCGACACTTCATGCTGGAGTACAAGTTCAAGGTTGTTGACAGCAAGGATATCAACGCATTCTCCCTACCTGGCGGGTACATCTACGTTTACGACGGCCTCGTCAAATTCGCTCAAAGCGATGACGAGCTCGCCGGAGTGCTCGCCCACGAAATCTGCCACGCCTCCCAGAGGCATATGGCATACATGCAAAAAGAGCAGTCCAAGCTCGGTGCCGTCCAGATTCCCCTTATCCTCGCCTCGATCCTCACCGGCTCCAACGCCGGAGCCCTCGCCGGTAGCCTCCTCGGAACCGCCGTCACCAACGGCTGGAGTGTGAAGGCCGAAGAGAGCGCCGACAATGGCGGAGCCCAGCTCATGATCGCTACCGGCTACAACCCAACCGGAATGATCACCTTCATGGAACGCCTGCAAATGGAGCAAGGTGCAATGGAAAAAGTCATTGACCTCGGCATCTATCGCACCCACCCACCGTCCCGCAAACGCGCCGAATCCATCGAAGCGTTCATGAAGTCGAACTCGATTCCGGTTCGCCGAAGCGCGGTAACCGCCTCCTTCCGAGTCACTGCCGCCGAATTCACCCCCGGCACGTACCTACTCAAGTTTGGGCAACGAAAACTCTTCGCCGTTGGCGGAGACAACCCCAAAGCCAGAGCCGCTGAACTGACGAAACGCCTCAACGAATTCTTCGACACTGTCCCCGAAATGTACGAAATCACAGTCGGTGACCAAGGCGAGGTCTTCGGTCGCAACCGCCTCCTGGTCCGCTTCGACGAAGACGATGCTCAGGTCAACAACAGCACCGTGCAGAAAATGCAAGAAGACGCCAGCAAAGCCCTCCGCTCCTGCGCGTTCAGCCTCGCTTATCACATTTGGGAAGGCCGGGGCTAAAGCCCCGGGCATTAGGCCCCACCATTGAACTCTTTCAGGAAGGGCGGCGTCTTTGCCGCCAACCCAACTCATTGGGAGGAAACAGAACAATGAAGATTCGAAAAATCAGCCTCGTCATCATCGCTCTTGCCGCTTTTGGAGTGGCAACGGCTCAGAACCCGACGCAAGGTTCGGCTCAGGGCAAAACCGCTCGAAACAAGACCGTTAATCACCAGCAAGGTGAGAAGGTTTTCCGAAATGCGATTCAGGAAATCGAGAAAGGAATGCGCGACCTCAAGGGCGCACTTCACATCTACGATGGCCACCGAGCCGAGGCCATTCAGTATGGTGCAATTGCCATCGGCGAGCTTCGCATCGGACGAATCGAGAACCGTCAGCAGTCGGCTCAACGCAAGGAGTCGGACAATGAAGATCGGCGCAAGTATTCAGACGATCAGATTCGAAAGAGCAACGCCAAGCTAGTCGAGGCCAGTGGCCACTACGAGCGCGCTTTGGTGATGCTACAGAAGACAACTGGTGACTACAACGGTCATAAGGTGAACGCAATGCAGAATCTAAAGAGCGGAATTCAGCAGATCCAACTTGCTCTCAAGCATGTTGGAAGTCAGATCAACCCCTGATCTCGAGCTCACCGCAAGACAATCCCTCTCTCTGACTTAGAGAGAGGGATTGTCTGTTTGGCTTGGAAAAGGTTCTAAGTTTAGCCTGAGGGGTCGAGGGAGTCGAGGTATCGAATTGGGTTGTGACACAGCTTCGGGGTTGTGCACGCGAAGAGATGTGTCACTTTTAAGTTCAAATGTTTAAGTTTGTGCATTTGAGTGTGATCATCTGCTGGGGAATTATTCCGGGTTGATCTTGGTTAGTTTGCCCAATCTTCGCGTCTGCATGTTTGTTGGGCACAATGGGCACTTTGGTGAACGCCTTTTGTGGGGTGCCGACGTGAAGGTTTTGAGGGGACGATTCGAATCTCAGTCACGCAAAACTTGCATCATTACCTACAAGCGAGGAAATCGGGGGTTTGTCAACCTTGTTTGATGCATATTTGCTGACAGCTCGATGAGCGGCCCGAGACTTTGAGCTAGTCATCACTTGGAAGTGCTTGGCGAGATCGGAAGGCTGTTCACGCTTAAGCTAGGCTCCTCTGTCAGCCAAGCACTCGGCGGAGATCGCTTTAACGCGCCACCCAAACTACTTCTGCTTGCCCCGCCCACGCAAGTGGCTCGTCGTGGAAACACGGGAAAGCACCTGATCCAGAAGCAAAATTGGGTATGAAGTCTCAATCTGTTTCAGCATTAAACAAGAATGTTTCTTGACGAAAAAATTGCTTCGGGATTGGTCTCGTAGGTATGTCCGTGGCAGGGTTGCCACAACGAGAAAAACCATGAAGACCTCATCATTTTTTCTAGCCCTCGCAGTTGCGGGCTTGACCCTCTTAGGATGCGGAGGACTCTCCGGAGGCACCTCCGAGTCCAAGCTGCGCGTGATCCACGCGTCGCCCGATGCACCCAACGTTGACGTTGTTGTGGGCGGTACGGTGGCCTTTACCAACGTGCCGTATTTCGCCGAGGGTGTCAGCACCGTTAAGGCAGGGACCACTCAAATCCAAGTTCGGCCCACGGGCACATCGACCAACGTCATCAACGCAAGCCCAGCGCTCACGACTGGTAACCTCACGACGGTTCTGGCAGTGAACAACGTCGCTTCGATCGAACCCCTCGTAGTGGCAGATCCGGACTTTGGTCCAGGCCCGGGTCAAGCCAGACTCAGACTTGTTCACGCTTCCCCAAGCACGGGCAACGTTGACATTTACATCACTTCTCCGACTGCAACTTTGCCCGCGACTCCGACGTTGGCAAACGTGCCTTTCAAGGGTGTCAGTGACGCACTGACGGTTTCCGCGGGCAGCTACCGCGTGCGCATCACCCCTGCTGGAGTTCCTGGCACCGTGGCGATTGACACTGGCTCAATTGCGCTTCCTTCGAACTCGGCGACCATCGCGGTTGCCCTTGATAAGGCAGGCGGCGGATCGCCTCTGACCGCTCGCACCTACACGGCGAGTTACTAAACATGTCAATCCCAGCCTCGAGTCGTGCGGGGCTGGGAGCGAATCTAGCCCAAGTTGCCCAGGTTAAACGCGATGGCTTCTTGGATGTGCTGGTCCCAGTACTCCCAAGTGTGGGCACCGGGGAACTCTTGGTATTCGTGAGCGATGCCTGCTTCGTTGAACAGCTTGTGCATGCCCCGGTTTTGTTCGAGGAGGAAGTCTTCGGTGCCGACGTCGATGCGAATGGCGGGTTTAGGGTCAGCTTCTTTGGCTAGGGCGAGGAGGTCGTTGGGGCCGCCGGGTTGTTTGACTTCGCCGAAGTTGAGAAGCTGTTGTTTAAGGAAGCCATCGTCATCCGCTCGGTGACCTTCGCCTTGAGCGGGGTAGTTGTGGCCGATCATGAGCGCCCCCGAATGGGAGACGGCGGAGCGGAAGAGGACGGGGTGTTCGAGGGCGACGCGGAGGGCTCCGTACCCGCCCATCGACAGGCCAGCCGTACACCAACCACCGTCGATGTTGTACCAATGGCGCAGGTGGTCGGGGAGTTCGTCGGCGATGGCGGTGAGGTACTGGTAGCCATTCACCGCGTTGACGTAGAAGCTGTGTCCGCCGTCGGGCATGACGACGATGAGAGGCTTTCCCTCGAGGTAGCGCTCGATGCTGGTTCGGCGCTGCCAGATGGTGTAGTCGTCACTGTAGCCGTGGAGGAGCAGCATGCAATGGTAGGGCCGCGGGACGTCTGCGTCAGGATGGATGACATAGGCCCCCATCGCTCGGTTGAGAGATTGGGAGAAGTAGTTGACGTGATGCAGGGCCATGGGCGGGTTTTACCTTTGTTTACTGGAAGCTGTAGGGCGGCCGGAAGACGCCGCTTTCGGTGATGATGTACGAGATCAGCTCGCCGGGGGTGACGTCGAAACCGGGGTTGAAGACGGGGCAGTTGTCGGGGGCGACTTGGACGCCTTCGATGTGAGTGATCTCGGTGCCGGTGCGCTCTTCGATGGGTATGAGGTCGCCGCTGGCCAGGCTGGGATCAAAAGTGCTTGAAGGGGCGGCGATAGCGAACGGAATGTTGTGGTGCTTGGCGAGAACGGCGAGCATATAGGTTCCGATCTTGTTGGCGGTGTCGCCGTTAGCGGTAATGCGGTCGGCTCCGGCGATGACGAAGTCGACCTTTCCGGCTCGCATGATCGAGGCCGCCATTCCGTCGCTGATGCTGTGGAAGGGGATTTTGTCGTGCATCAGTTCGAACGCGGTGAGACGGAGGCCTTGCTGGCGGGGCCGAGTTTCGCAGGACCAGACGTGGATGTCTTTGTCCTTTTCGTAGGCGGATCGGATGACGCCGAGGGCGGTTCCGTGGCCGGCAGTGGCAAGGGCCCCGGTGTTGCAGATCGTTAGGATGTTTGCTTTTGCCGGGATCAACGGGGCTCCGTGGCTACCGATGGCGAGGTTCATATCGAGATCTTCTTTCTCAATTTGTTGTGCGGTTTCAAGGATGTTGTTTTGATTCTGTTGGATTCTATCTAGAGCCCAGAAAAGATTGACGGCGGTGGGTCTTGATTCTCTGAGGACCTTGTCGGCTGCGGTGAGGTCATCTCCGTTCTGCGCAGCGAGAGCCATACCGTAGGCGGCGGCGATCCCGATGGCGGGGGCACCTCGGACGACCATTTCACGAATTCCCTCGGCGACGCCGGCGGCAGTGGTGTAGCGAATCCATTCGACCTTGGTCGGAAGGATTCGCTGATCCAGCATTTCAAGCGCGCCGTCGGTCCAGCGGAGGGGGGTGAGCATGTCTTCTAGTTTATCTTTTGGAGTGCGGTGGCATGGCACCGCTTTTGCTTCTAGCGACTTGTCGCGGTGTCCGTGTGCAAACTACTGACGGGAGCCGAGCAAGCTCGGCACATTCAAAGCGGTGCCATGCCACCGCACTCCAGATCAGAGTCCTAGAACTCGCTGCATCAACGCCTTTTGGGCATGGAGGCGGTTCTCAGCTTGATCATTAACTGCGCTTTGGGCGGAATCCATGACGCCATCCGTGACTTCGAGTCCGCGCCGGGCCGGTAGGCAGTGCAAGAAGATCGCGTTGGGGTCGGCCATGGCCATCACTCGTTCGTTCACCTGGAACGGCTGGAAGATCTTCATTCGGTGCTCCTGCTCGTGCTCGTCGCCCATCGAGACCCAGACATCGGTGTACACGACTTTGGCGTCGGTCAGACCTTCTTCGAGTGAGGCTGTCTGATGAAGACCAGGCAGCGGATCAAGTCGGAAGTTCTCGGGACCGCAGATGGTGACCGGGTAACCCATTCGAGTTGCAAGCTTAGCAAGCGAGCGGGAGACGTTGTTGGCGTCACCGACGTAGGTGATTTTCACCTTTTCATCGCCAAACTTTTCCTTGATCGTGAGCATGTCAGCAAGGGCTTGGCAAGGATGCTCCCACTCGGTGAGGGCGTTGATAACCGGAGCGTCGCAGTTGTCGGCGAGGACGTGGAGATCCTTCTGCCAGTAGAGACGGGCGACAACCATCGTGCACCACCTTGAGAGATTCTGGGCAACGTCTTTCATCGCCTCGCGCGAGCCGATTCCGATGTCGGCTTTGGTGAGATAAATCGGGTGGGCGCCAAGTTCGTAAAGGGCGGTTTCGAAGGAGACTCTCGTTCTCAGCGAGGACTTCTCGAAGACCATTGCCACACTTCGGCCCTCTACAGGTGTGATGGCGGAAGGGGCAAGTTTGCGGCGTTGCTTCAGATAGGAAGCAAGGTCGAGGACATCATCGATCTGAGAGTCCATGAGGTCGTCAATGGAGAGCAGGTCACCGTACGGCTTCCTGGTGACGCGGCTTGTTGCTCCCAGAGAAACAGGTTTTGGTGCCTCGACTCCGAGGACCTCGGCGACAATTGCAAGGCACTGTTGAACCTGCTCAGGGGAGATGATGAGCGGCGGCACGAAGCGGAGAGTGTGTTCATCGGTGGCGTTGATGATGAGCCTTTTATCGAACGCCTCGCGGACAACATCTCTTGCGATGGGCTTTTCAAGCTTTGCTCCTACCATGAGACCCATACCAGTAGTCTCAACTACTCCTTTGAGTTGTTTCAAGCCCTCGGCAAGAAGCTTGCCAGTGGCTTTCACTTGGTCCATGATATCGGTGTGCTCGATCGTATCGATAACCGCCAATGCACAGGCAGCTGAGATCGGCGAGCCGCCAAAGGTGGAACCGTGGTCTCCAGCTTCGAGGATGGATGCCGCCTTGCCTGCCGTGAGACAGGCTCCGATCGGTTGTCCGCCGCCGAGACCTTTAGCGAGGAGCATGACGTCGGGTCGGATTCCGTGGTGTTGGAAGCAGAACCAAGCTCCAGTTCTGCCGACGCCGCTTTGCACTTCGTCGAGCATCAGGAGCGCGTCGTGCTCTCGGCAGAGTCGCTCGGCTTCGACAAGAAACTCAGTAGTGAGAGCTAGTACCCCGCCTTCACCCATTATCGGCTCAAGGAGGATCGCTGCTGTTTTGTGGCTAAATGCTTCTTTCAGCTCGTCAAGGTTGTTTGCCTCGATATGCTTAACGCCTGGCATCAAAGGCTCAAACGGTCGCTGGTAGCGGCGTTGCCCGGTGGCGGAAAGCGCCCCGATCGTTCGCCCGTGGAAAGACTTTTGCAACGTAATGATTTCGTAGTCGCCGTCGGGGCGCTTGGTGTTCCCGTGCTTCTTGGCGATTTTGAGAGCGGTTTCGTTTGCGGTCGCTCCGCAAGGTGTAAAGAACACCTTATCCATTCCGGAGAGACGGCAGAGCTTTTCGGCAAGTTGGGCCTGGGGGGCCGTCAGGAGGATGTTGGAAGTGTGGATGAGCTGCTGGGCCTGGCGAGTAATCGCTGCAACCATGGCGGGGTGGCAGTGCCCGAGGCTGTTGACGGCGATACCGGCGAGGAAGTCGAGGTATTCTTTGCCACGGTTGTCCCAAAGGATTGCGCCCGAGCCCTGCACGAACAGGGCAGGTTGTCGGTTATAGGTTGGCGTCACATACTCGGTGTCGAGCGATTTGATGGTGTCGTATTTCAGCATGATAAGAAAAGAGTGCAAGAATCCGGCGGCGGATCGGGTGAGGAGGAGTTTTGGGGGAATCGGAAGGAGCGACTTTGCTCGGGCGGAAGCGATTCCCCTAAATACGACGCGATGCGCGACGACGGGCTACCAGCGCAACCGCGCCGACGAAGTTCGGATTGAACTCAGTTGTAACCACAAACGTAGCTTAGCACGAAAAAAACTTAGATGAATCGTTTGCAAACGTTCTCGCGTACACTATAATGACTCTGCAACGCGGTTCAACGTACAAGTACGGGGGAACGCCGTGGGGCAAAAACTACACTCAGGAGGTGTAAAGGATAAAAAATATGAAGAAAATTCTCGCTCTCGTTATGGTGCTCGGTGTGATTGGTGGCGTTCTCGCTGGTTGCGGTGCAAAGGCTGAAGATGCTAGCGCAGCTCCAGCAACCCCAGCAGCAACTGCTGGCGAAGCAGCCAAGTAAGACACTCGCGCATTTAGCGACTTTGACGCCCCGACTCATTCTGAGCGGGGCGTCGTTGCGTAAACCTGTCACAATTTAACAAACGAACAATGAATGTTCCTTTCTATGACGTAAAGGCCCAATACGACTCGCAGGCCGCCGAAATCGACGCGGTCGTTCATGAGGTGATCAGCAGCGGGGCTTATGTGCTGGGCAAGCACAACAAGGCGTTTGAACAGGAGTTCGCCGCTCTGCACGGAACCAAGCACGCAATTGCGGTTCACAGCGGAACCGATGCCCTTCGAATTGTGATGGATGCCGCCGGGATCACTCGGGGCGATGAGGTCATTACGACGGCGTTTACGTTCGTTGCCAGCGTCGAGACAATCGTCCAGACCGGCGCGACTCCGGTTTTTGTGGATGTTGATCCTGACACTTTCATGATGGATCCGGCTTGTATCGAAGCGGCGATCACGCCACGGACGAAAGCGATTTTGCCCATTCACCTCTTCGGTCAACTTTGCGATGTCGCGGCGATCAAGGCGATTGCTGAGAAACATGGCTTGATCGTTTTGGAGGATGCGGCGCAGGCGATTGAGAGTTCACACAACGGAGTCCCAGCCGGGAATTTTGGGCTGGCGGCTGGATTTAGCTTCTACGTCACCAAGAACCTCGGGGCTGCTGGCGATGGGGGGATGATCGTGACCAACAGCGACGAAGTCGCGGAGAGCTGCCGATCCATTCGAGTTCACGGAATGGGTCGTGAGCGGTACTACTACGACCATCTTGGCTACACCGGACGCCTCGACGAGATTCAGGCGGCGGTGCTTCGGGTCAAGATGAAGAAGCTCCCTGAGTGGACGGCTCGCCGGAACGAGATCGCTGCGATTTATAGACGAGAGCTTGCCGGAGTGACTGGGATTCAGCTTCCAGTGGTTTCTTCTGGGAACAACCACACGTATCACCAGTTCACGATTCGGGCAACTCGTAGGGATGCTTTGCAAGAGCACTTGAAGCAGAACGGCGTACCTTCAATGATTTACTATCCGGTGCCGATCCATCACCACACGCCGTACAAGCAGTTTTCGCCGCCCTGGGAATTGCCAGCTACCGATTTGGTCTCGGCAGAAGTTTTGAGTCTGCCGATTCAGCCTTACCTGACGGATGAACACGTGATGTACACCTGCGAACAGATTCGCGCGTTCAAATGATCCTCGATTTACTACATCGCTGCCCGCTTGTTGCCTCTGTACAGGCGAGTGAGGGGGCGGCGGTGGACGATTCCTCGACTTTGTTGAAGTTGGCCAAGTGCTCGCTTGATCAAGGTGTCGAGGTACTGCGCCTACAAGGGGTCGAGAATGTTCAGACAATCAAAGGAGCGACCGGCAAGCCGGTGATCGGCCTGATCAAGAAGTCGTACCCAGGATCAGATGTGTACATCACGCCCACCGAGATGGAGGTTCAGGACCTTTTAAACTTGGGGTGTGAAGTGATCGCGCTGGATGCTACACCGCGCATGCGGCCCTCACTGGGCTTCCATGAGTTGGTCGCAATGATCCATCAGGGCGGTGCGATGGCGATGGCGGACTGCGACTCGCCGGAGGCAATTGATCTGGCGGTTTCGGCGGGTTGCGACCTGATTGGGACGACACTCGCTGGCTACACTTCGGCACGGCCGATGACCGAGGGTCCAGACTTCGACCTGGTTCGATATGCGGTTCGCTCGGGCAAGCCAATTATCGCCGAGGGCCGCTATGCTCATCGCTGGCAGGTTGAGGCAGCGCTGCGTATCGGAGCAACCGCAGTAGTTGTTGGTGGAGCAATCAATGATCCCGTCAAGCAGACCCGAGCCCTCATGCCCAGTTTGGTTTTGGGACGAGCTGGAGCTGTGGATATCGGCGGCACTTGGCTTCGATTGGGAGTCTTTGAAGGCCAGAAGCTGGTCGATATTAGAAAGATCGAACGGCCGGATAGCCGTGAGGAGCGGCTTGCGTGGGTTCGAAAACAGATTGCCGAAACCGAGGTCTCCTCGTTGGGTGTTGGCACGGGCGGCACCGTCGACCCGTTGACTGGCGAAGTCTGGGAAGCCAAACCAATCATCCCCGGCCACCACGGTTCGATCTTCTCCGCAGAGACCCTCGGAGTTCCAACCCGAGCTCTTAATGATGGCCTTGCGACGGCCTGGGGTCACGCCTGCCACCCTTCGATTGCGGGTTCCAATGTCGCGACTTTAGCCCTCGGAACTGGGGTGGGAGCCGGGATGGTTCGGGACGGAAAGCTGATCTGCGGCAAGCGGGGTGAATATCCTCGCTTGAATGATGTGATGACCTCGCTGGGGCGGACGATCGAAGACCTTCTTGGTGGAGCCGGACTCTCACCGAATCCAACACATGAGCAACAAGCAGACGCTATTGTCGCGTTCGAAACCGCGGTTAAACTGATCCGCGAGATGTACTACCCCGACCACATTGTGGTCTGCGGCGGAGTCGGACTTTCTCCTTGGCTTGCACCGCATTTGGCTCGACTAGGCTGCGTCGCGAGCCCTTATCGAGCGGAGGCGGGGCTGTTCGGGTCGATGTGGTTGTCCAATCTGCATTGACATATTCATCTTTTCTGTAAAGATAAACCTTGACAAATTAATGAAAGATGTCAATACTATCTGCTATGTATGATTCTTATCGACTGTCACGACCGCGCCAACTGGATGATCTACTCAACAGGATCGATCGCGCAACACTGCCCCCCGCCCCGCCGAAAGGTTGGATCGCGACGATTCGCGACGCTCTCACCATGTCTCAGGAATCGCTTGGAAACCGGCTGGGATTGACACGGCAAGCCGTGATGCAACTCGAAAAGTCCGAACAGAACGACTCGATCACCCTCCGCAAACTCCGAGCTGCCGCGGCGGCGATGGACTGCGAGCTGGTTGTGCTAATGCTTCCGCGCTCCGGGCTCGAAACAATGATGGAGCAGCGAGCGGAAACGATTGCGGATTCCGAGTTGGAACAGGTGCGGGTGACGATGGCTCTGGAAGCACAAGAGCCTTCGGAAACTTACTTCGCCTCCGCTCGGAAACGACTGGTTCAGCACTTGCTGGTCAACGAAACAAAGCAGCTTTGGAAGTGAAATTGTGATTCGTTTTGAAGAACCACCGGGGTCGACACCCTTGGATGTGGATGAGATCGCGGGCCTGATTCCAAGGTTGCTGACCCAGGGCGAGCTGAATGAGGCCGAGGCCGATAACATCATGTTTGCCCGCGTGTGGTTGCGCTCGCTTTCAGCGGAATGGACGATCCTGTTTCCGAGCAATTTGAAGCAACTGCACCAGCGGATGTTTTGCGAGGTGTGGCGATGGGCGGGCAAGCCCCGAAAGACGGCAAAGAACATCGGGGTCGAGAGCTACCGGATTGAATCAGAACTCAAAAACCTGTGCGAGGATGTCAAGACTTGGATTGAGTATGAGAGCTACCCGAGGTTGGAAATCATCACCCGATTCCATCACCGACTCGTCGTGGTTCATCCGTTCTCGAACGGTAACGGTCGCCATGCACGTCTCGCTGCGGAGCGACTGGCAGTGGAGCTCGGCTCGGACCGTCCG encodes the following:
- a CDS encoding M48 family metallopeptidase, which codes for MMLATALYMAGSLALFTGDGQDTVKVDPKKLREIQAFERELDEDRRIGKEAAEYYDKEYRSTKDPANQKRVEEIAAKLSLVANSQAGFKTLWGEKRHFMLEYKFKVVDSKDINAFSLPGGYIYVYDGLVKFAQSDDELAGVLAHEICHASQRHMAYMQKEQSKLGAVQIPLILASILTGSNAGALAGSLLGTAVTNGWSVKAEESADNGGAQLMIATGYNPTGMITFMERLQMEQGAMEKVIDLGIYRTHPPSRKRAESIEAFMKSNSIPVRRSAVTASFRVTAAEFTPGTYLLKFGQRKLFAVGGDNPKARAAELTKRLNEFFDTVPEMYEITVGDQGEVFGRNRLLVRFDEDDAQVNNSTVQKMQEDASKALRSCAFSLAYHIWEGRG
- a CDS encoding DUF4397 domain-containing protein, which produces MKTSSFFLALAVAGLTLLGCGGLSGGTSESKLRVIHASPDAPNVDVVVGGTVAFTNVPYFAEGVSTVKAGTTQIQVRPTGTSTNVINASPALTTGNLTTVLAVNNVASIEPLVVADPDFGPGPGQARLRLVHASPSTGNVDIYITSPTATLPATPTLANVPFKGVSDALTVSAGSYRVRITPAGVPGTVAIDTGSIALPSNSATIAVALDKAGGGSPLTARTYTASY
- a CDS encoding alpha/beta hydrolase family protein produces the protein MALHHVNYFSQSLNRAMGAYVIHPDADVPRPYHCMLLLHGYSDDYTIWQRRTSIERYLEGKPLIVVMPDGGHSFYVNAVNGYQYLTAIADELPDHLRHWYNIDGGWCTAGLSMGGYGALRVALEHPVLFRSAVSHSGALMIGHNYPAQGEGHRADDDGFLKQQLLNFGEVKQPGGPNDLLALAKEADPKPAIRIDVGTEDFLLEQNRGMHKLFNEAGIAHEYQEFPGAHTWEYWDQHIQEAIAFNLGNLG
- the mtnA gene encoding S-methyl-5-thioribose-1-phosphate isomerase → MLTPLRWTDGALEMLDQRILPTKVEWIRYTTAAGVAEGIREMVVRGAPAIGIAAAYGMALAAQNGDDLTAADKVLRESRPTAVNLFWALDRIQQNQNNILETAQQIEKEDLDMNLAIGSHGAPLIPAKANILTICNTGALATAGHGTALGVIRSAYEKDKDIHVWSCETRPRQQGLRLTAFELMHDKIPFHSISDGMAASIMRAGKVDFVIAGADRITANGDTANKIGTYMLAVLAKHHNIPFAIAAPSSTFDPSLASGDLIPIEERTGTEITHIEGVQVAPDNCPVFNPGFDVTPGELISYIITESGVFRPPYSFQ
- a CDS encoding acetylornithine transaminase; translation: MLKYDTIKSLDTEYVTPTYNRQPALFVQGSGAILWDNRGKEYLDFLAGIAVNSLGHCHPAMVAAITRQAQQLIHTSNILLTAPQAQLAEKLCRLSGMDKVFFTPCGATANETALKIAKKHGNTKRPDGDYEIITLQKSFHGRTIGALSATGQRRYQRPFEPLMPGVKHIEANNLDELKEAFSHKTAAILLEPIMGEGGVLALTTEFLVEAERLCREHDALLMLDEVQSGVGRTGAWFCFQHHGIRPDVMLLAKGLGGGQPIGACLTAGKAASILEAGDHGSTFGGSPISAACALAVIDTIEHTDIMDQVKATGKLLAEGLKQLKGVVETTGMGLMVGAKLEKPIARDVVREAFDKRLIINATDEHTLRFVPPLIISPEQVQQCLAIVAEVLGVEAPKPVSLGATSRVTRKPYGDLLSIDDLMDSQIDDVLDLASYLKQRRKLAPSAITPVEGRSVAMVFEKSSLRTRVSFETALYELGAHPIYLTKADIGIGSREAMKDVAQNLSRWCTMVVARLYWQKDLHVLADNCDAPVINALTEWEHPCQALADMLTIKEKFGDEKVKITYVGDANNVSRSLAKLATRMGYPVTICGPENFRLDPLPGLHQTASLEEGLTDAKVVYTDVWVSMGDEHEQEHRMKIFQPFQVNERVMAMADPNAIFLHCLPARRGLEVTDGVMDSAQSAVNDQAENRLHAQKALMQRVLGL
- a CDS encoding DegT/DnrJ/EryC1/StrS family aminotransferase → MNVPFYDVKAQYDSQAAEIDAVVHEVISSGAYVLGKHNKAFEQEFAALHGTKHAIAVHSGTDALRIVMDAAGITRGDEVITTAFTFVASVETIVQTGATPVFVDVDPDTFMMDPACIEAAITPRTKAILPIHLFGQLCDVAAIKAIAEKHGLIVLEDAAQAIESSHNGVPAGNFGLAAGFSFYVTKNLGAAGDGGMIVTNSDEVAESCRSIRVHGMGRERYYYDHLGYTGRLDEIQAAVLRVKMKKLPEWTARRNEIAAIYRRELAGVTGIQLPVVSSGNNHTYHQFTIRATRRDALQEHLKQNGVPSMIYYPVPIHHHTPYKQFSPPWELPATDLVSAEVLSLPIQPYLTDEHVMYTCEQIRAFK
- a CDS encoding putative N-acetylmannosamine-6-phosphate 2-epimerase, producing the protein MILDLLHRCPLVASVQASEGAAVDDSSTLLKLAKCSLDQGVEVLRLQGVENVQTIKGATGKPVIGLIKKSYPGSDVYITPTEMEVQDLLNLGCEVIALDATPRMRPSLGFHELVAMIHQGGAMAMADCDSPEAIDLAVSAGCDLIGTTLAGYTSARPMTEGPDFDLVRYAVRSGKPIIAEGRYAHRWQVEAALRIGATAVVVGGAINDPVKQTRALMPSLVLGRAGAVDIGGTWLRLGVFEGQKLVDIRKIERPDSREERLAWVRKQIAETEVSSLGVGTGGTVDPLTGEVWEAKPIIPGHHGSIFSAETLGVPTRALNDGLATAWGHACHPSIAGSNVATLALGTGVGAGMVRDGKLICGKRGEYPRLNDVMTSLGRTIEDLLGGAGLSPNPTHEQQADAIVAFETAVKLIREMYYPDHIVVCGGVGLSPWLAPHLARLGCVASPYRAEAGLFGSMWLSNLH
- a CDS encoding mobile mystery protein A — its product is MSILSAMYDSYRLSRPRQLDDLLNRIDRATLPPAPPKGWIATIRDALTMSQESLGNRLGLTRQAVMQLEKSEQNDSITLRKLRAAAAAMDCELVVLMLPRSGLETMMEQRAETIADSELEQVRVTMALEAQEPSETYFASARKRLVQHLLVNETKQLWK
- a CDS encoding mobile mystery protein B; protein product: MIRFEEPPGSTPLDVDEIAGLIPRLLTQGELNEAEADNIMFARVWLRSLSAEWTILFPSNLKQLHQRMFCEVWRWAGKPRKTAKNIGVESYRIESELKNLCEDVKTWIEYESYPRLEIITRFHHRLVVVHPFSNGNGRHARLAAERLAVELGSDRPNWDADRVDNIKSLRAADRGGFQLLLDLMWPHSGSR